A segment of the Leptolyngbya sp. NIES-3755 genome:
ACCCGCGACAAAGTAACCCGTTTGGATGGTCTGGATCGATCGCTAGAATCTGCTCGAATTTGGTGTAATGTTGCCCATACCGACCGAGTAGAGAAAGCGATCGTCCGACATTGCGATACCGAGTTTCATCAGAGGGAAGCATAGCGGGCAGTTAGGTTTCGCGAGGTGGGCGAACACTCAGAAGTGACAGAAATCGATTGTCTCGTCGCAGGGCAGCAAAATCTGAATTGCTCTGGGCGATTTCACGATATTCTTCGGGACTCAACTCGATCGCTCGTTGCAAGTGTTCGTAAGCAAGCTCAGCTTTGCCTTGAAGGGCATAACAACAAGCTTTGTTGTACCAAATGGTTGCAGCATCTGGTCGGAGTGCCAGAGCACGATCGTAGCTTGCGATCGCGGCATCAATGTTGCCCATGTGATAGAGCGCATTGCCTCGATTTGTCCAAGACTCTTCAAAGTCTGGCTTCAGTTCGAGAGCGCGATCGTAACTTGCAACCACTCGTTCTAATTGTCCGAGTTTTCGCAACGCTAGTCCGCGACTGTACCAAGCCCAGTAATAATCGGGTTTGAATTCAATTGCGCGATCGTAGCTGTTGACTGCATCTTCGTACCGTTCTAAGTTCCGAAGCGAAATGCCTCGGTTGTACCAAGCCCAGTGGTAATCTGCACGATATCGAATGGCATGGTCATAGCTTTTGACCGCTTCTTCGTATCGACCGAGTTCATCGAGTGCATTACCGCGATTGTTCCAAGCTTCGGGGAACCCTGGTTGATATTCAATCGCTTGAGAGTAACTTTCAATCGCTTGTTCGTATCGTCCCAGATGGTAGAGCGAGTTGCCTCGGTTATACCAAGCGTCGGGATAGTCCGGTTTGAGATTTAAGGCAGCCTCGTAACTAGCGATCGCTGCTTCGTAGGCTTTCGTCTTATTGAGATATAACCCTTTCTGGAATAGAAAGGTTACTTCAACATCTTGAGCGTGGCTCATCACCTAAGTCCGTCTTTCACATCACTGTCTCTGTTAAGGTTCCCAGATGATGTGCGACAAATCACAGATGAAATGAAAGTTTATAACAGTGAGCGCAAAAAAAGACTTTATAAATCAGGGATTTGAGCCGCGTGAATCTCGATGTCAGTGACTAATTCTTTGTTCTCGATCGCAAGTTTTTTGACTTGAAAAGCGATGCCTCCAAATTCAAGATAAGGCTGACTGATCAAGCTGTTCATCCACTGCATCAGAGAGATCATGAAGGGAATGGATTGACCGTCATCAGGGGTACAGCAAAAGGTTTCCATGCGAACAGGTTGAGTGTCTGTTCTTGGGGAAACTACGGCGGTGAATGCCAATTTTTGTGTATCTTTTATTGTCCGAATTGCAGCATTTCCAGTGAAACGCATCTTATTATTATCAAGCAATTTGATCGTAAATGGAGGCTGTAATTCTAATGAATTGATTTCGCCTTCTACATTCAATCCGATCGGTTTTAAGAAGCCTAAAACATAATCTGAATTCATGTTTTGATTCAGATTATTTTCCGATAGAACCAAGTGAATATGGCTATCGATCGATTCATTCAACCGAACTTTTCCAAGCAAAATACTGAGCGGATCGACTGAGATTTGATCCGTCTGAATTTCGATTTCCTTAACCTGAAGATCGTCCTTAACTAAGTTGCGACCCTGAAACGAAATGTCATCAACTTCGCCTTGTATCAATTTAAGCAAGTTTGTTTGAGCCGACACTGCAAGATTTCTAAAATCGTCAAACTGTGATCCTAGAACCGCTTTGGCAACTTCAGAAAAGATATTCTGTTCAGACCGAGGTGGCTCAGACATACGCTTAAAACTCATTGCTTTTGAACACTGTAGAACAGCCTGCGAGAAAGTATCTCTACACTTTGGAAGGCATTGGTTCTACGACTAAAGATGGAGGTAAAGTTGACCGAATTTCCTTAGGGTACGATGTGCAATTCCTCACTCACTGCTATGAATCACCCACCCGCACCTTGGACTTTGAAGGGATACGGTTATTTATCGCTGCATCTGATCGATTTTTCTGATGCTGCCAAAGCGATCCCCAAAGACCTTGAGATTGTTCAAGTTCTGCCTGGAAAAACGATCGGAGGTTTGTTTCTCGGTAAGTACGAAGCGGGTTCAACGCTAACTTATGGCGAATTGATTGCAGTTCCAGGTCTAGTCCGCTACGGTGGCAGGATCGGAGGCTGGGTTTCTCACATTTATGTGGATGACGAAAGCTCGATCGCGGGAGGTCGAGAGATTTGGGGACTGCCAAAGGAAAATGCTCAATTTCTCTGGCAATCGGAAGGAGGCGCGATCGTCAAGCAAGGCGATCAAACGCTTTGCAGTTTTACTCAGTCTTGGCAGTTAAGTCTCTTAAAACTCAGCGGACAGTTTGATACCTACACCAAACTGGCAGACGAATTAATGCGTTTTGAAAGCTCAGCAAGCGCGAATCCTTCTGTGATTGGTTCTCGGCTTGATGTTCCCCGCTCTAGTCCATTTGCGACACTGTTCGATTCTCAGCCCTGGATGGCAATCAAAGGCGAATCCCTCGAAATCACGATCGCGGCTCCGTATTCGATCGGTGCAAAAGTTCCGATGACGGTTTAGCGATCGTACTGCCGATTAGACTACACTAGGCTTTCATTCTGCCGTTAATCGTAATGTCTGTCTTTACTTCTCTAATCGGTCAGTCTCAAGCCGTCGAATTACTCGATCGAGCGATCGCGGTCGATCGTCTTGCTCCCGCTTATCTATTTGTCGGAACTCCGGGGATCGGTAAACGGTTAGCGGCAGAGTGCTTTCTCGAATCGCTCTTATCGTCTTCCCGTTCCCGCATTCTGAATCGCAATCATCCCGATTTACTTTGGGTAGAGCCGACTTATCTACATCAAGGCAAGCGATTCACCGCGATCGAGGCTGAAGCGGCTGGAGTCAAGCGCAAAACGCCACCGATGATTCGATTAGAGCAAATTCGTGAAGTCAGTCAGTTTCTCAGCCGTCCGCCATTAGAATCAGCACGATCGACGATTGTGATCGAACAAGCCGAAACGATGCCAGAAGCTGCCGCAAATGCACTACTCAAAACGCTGGAAGAACCTGGACGAGCCACAATTATTCTCTTAGCCACAAGTGTGGAATCGGTTTTACCCACGATCGTTTCTCGATGTCAGAGAATTCCATTTGCCCGACTTGACGCGGATTCAATGGCGCAAGTTCTAAAAGAAGTTGGACACGCAGAAATTTTATCGAAACCGCAATTATTAGCTCTGGCACAAGGCAGTCCTGGAGCCGCGATCGCACATCAACAGACCCTTGAATCGATCCCACCTGAAGTTCTCGATTCAGTCATGCAGCCACCCAAATCCCTTCGACAAGCGCTGACCGTTGGAAGAACGATCGCGAAATCGATCGATGGTGAAACACAGCTTTGGCTGATTGATTATTTGCAGCAGGTGTATTGGACAAAAAGCCAGAATGCTCGATCGCTTCGTCTGCTCGAAAAAGCGAAGGAACAACTTCTGGCTTATGTTCAACCTCAACTGGTTTGGGAAGTGATGTGGATGGAGTTTTGTGCTCAACCGCACTGAGACGTGATCGCTACAAAACTTCTCAGCTTGCAACGTCGATTCGGAAACGGAATGGTTTTCTGAAATGCGTTTGGAGTGGTCGCAGTTCCCCATCGCGACGGCAACAACAACACTAAATCGCGTTGAACTTCCCGCCAGTAGACTTGAGGAAATCGCACATAATCATAGTCACAGTGCCGCATCACTCGTTCAATTCGGCGATAGCGATTGAGTGACCAATCTCGCAAAATCTGCCACGACGGATGGAGATCAGGCGACAGAATGAATGGATAAGCACGACGATAGAGTTTCGGCAAGTATTCGTAAATCCAGAAGTTCATCATTGCTTCATAACCTGGATTTTCATACGCTCTGAGTTCTAAAATCTCTGTCCGTGTGACTCCAAATCGATCGAGCAATTCATTCGGCAAATAACAAATCCCTTGCGCTGCATCTTCGTGCAAATCTCGCAAAATGTTGTAAAACTGATCGACCACTCCAAACGTTCCCGCTAAATGCCAAGTTTGGGTTGACAAAAACGGCAACACCTGGAAGAATGACGAGGCAAGTTCGCGCAACATTGTTTCAAAGTCCTCGATCGTTTCGAGAACCAAGTCTCTTTGGTTATATCGATCGAGAGCTAAAAGATAGTGCCCCCAAGCTTTTTGAGAAAGCTGACCGATGGGATCAGACTGAACAAACCAACGATCGTGCATGGATTCAAATAAAGCGCGATGGTTCCCTGCGGGCTGAACCTTTCCAGTCGATCGTAACCATTGCCACGCAGCGTGAAACTCCTGAAACTGTCCCGACTGTCCATTCATGAGTTCGCTTTCTGCCAATCGATCTGCTAAGCGAATCCAATGAATGCGTTCGATCCAAGCTTGTCGAACCTCTGGCTCAAGCTCCATAACCCAAGCAGCATTATCCTCGTCCTTTAGGGCATCATCCGCGATTGCGTGATGAAGGGACGACCCAAACAACTCAGCAACAGACGTATTCATATCAACAGGTGAATTTCGGACTAGCCACGGCACTCGCTAATTAGAATTCCCAGATTTTGATAGGATTAACGGGTGTCAACAAAAATTTTTGAACCCATGAATCGAGAGAGCAACCTGATTGAGCACGTATCCAAACCATCTGGGAATTACGGGTGTGAGGAGTAGGAGAATTAAATTCTCACTAGAGCGTCAGAATGGGGCACGAACAGGCAGTGATAAGAAGGATGCTCGATCGAGAACACGTTTTCATGCCAAGATAAACGTCTCGAATCTGAAGTGCGATCGGACTACGTAATCGACAAGCTGTTAAAAAAGACACGTTTTTTAATTGAAATTTAAATGTCATAGCGATCATGTTACTCGCTTTTACACAATTGACTAACTTTTGTTTCTTTCGATGAAAAGGATAGCCTAAACCCATGTCTTTATTCGATTGGTTCGCGAATCGGCGTAAATCCGAGACTAAAGTTTCCCCCGCACAAGAGCGCGAAATCGCAGATGGTCTTTGGAAAAAGTGCGAGATGTGCGGAGTGTTGACTTATACCAAAGATTTAAGAGCGAATCAGATGGTTTGCCTGGAGTGCAATCATCACCTGCGTGTCTTTAGTCCAGAGCGAATTCGGCAATTGATCGATGCGGATACTTGGGTCGCGATCGATGAACAGATTCAACCGACTGATCCGCTAAAATTCCGCGCCCGCAAATCTTATAGTGATTATCTCCGCGACACTCAGGAGAAAACGAAGCTAACTGAAGCCGTTCAAACGGGAATTGGTCAACTCGACGGCTGCCAGGTTGCGTTAGGCGTGATGGACTTCCGCTTTATCGGTGGCAGTATGGGATCGGTCGTTGGTGAAAAACTCACTCGCTTAATTGAACGAGCCACCCAACAGCGGCTTCCAGTTGTGATTGTTTGTGCTTCCGGTGGCGCGAGAATGCAGGAAGGCATGTTGAGCCTGATGCAAATGGCAAAGATTTCTGGAGCACTTCAACGCCACCGAGAAAGCCGTTTACTTTACATTCCGGTCTTGACTCATCCAACGACTGGAGGCGTAACCGCGAGTTTTGCCATGTTGGGAGATATTATTTTGGCAGAACCGAAAGCGATGATTGCGTTCGCAGGAAGACGAGTCATCGAACAGAACTTGCGCCAGAAGTTGCCAGACGATTTTCAAACTGCGGAATATTTGCTGAATCATGGATTTGTCGATGCGATCGTACCTCGCACCCAACTGAAGAAAACCCTGGCACAACTCATCCGCCTGCATCAGCCCGTGGTTCCAACCGCTCATGGCGTTCAGATTCCAGGAATAAAAACCTTTACTTCAGCCCCCGATTAGGCACAATCCGAAAATTGGTGAAAGTATTGTCACAGCGGCATGATATTGGTATTAAAGAGGTCTATTCTCATCATCAGCAAAGCCGATTTGCCGATAGCCATTATCGATTGTTGTGTTGTGATGTCCGATTACTGAGCCACATTTAAGGAGAACCATGCTTAAAAGATTTCTTTGGCTTGCTGTTGCCACCGTCTTTTTTGCGTTTCAAGTGTTTGCACCGTCCGCGAACGCTGCGGAACTTGATGCTGCAACTCGCACTGTTGTAAAAGATGCCAACGGGGGAACAACGACCCTCTCGCTGAAGCAAGTAAAAGAAGGCAAACGCCTGTTTCAATACGCTTGTGCCCAATGTCATGCGGGCGGCGTAACCAAAACCGATCCGAACGTTGGACTTGATCCCGAAGCGCTGTCGCTGGCAACTCCGAAGCGCGATAATATCGATGCTCTGGTCGATTACATGAAAGACCCCACGAGCTACGACGGCACAACCTCGATCGCAGAAGTGCATCCGAGCCTCAAGAGCAAAGATACCTTCCCCGAAATGCGAAACCTGACCGATCAAGACTTAGTTGCGATCGCAGGTCACATTCTCCTCCAACCCAAAGTCGTTGGCGACAAATGGGGCGGCGGCAAAATCTACTACTAAACCCCTGTTGAGGCTGACTCTCCCTATGTTGGTACAAGCTATTCGATCGATTTTGATCTTCTGTGTTGCTTCTATCCTTTGGGGAGGGTTCAGCCTTCCTGCGTATGCCAGGGTTGATCCGTATATCAGACAGTATTTACAAGTTTCTGATCCGGTTCCGGTTGCGATCAACGATCGAGGCGAAACTCGGTTGTTCTCCTACGAGAATATGCTCGAAGGCAAAAACTTATTTGAGCTGCACTGCGCGTCCTGTCACGTCGGCGGCTCAACGTTGCCGAACCCCTCAGTTTCGCTGTCGTTAGAGGCGCTAAAACAAGCCATGCCACCACGAGATACCGTTGAGCAATTGGTAGCGTTTATGCGGCATCCGATGAGCTACGACGGGACTGAAGAGTTGTTGTTGTGTCGGGAAGTTCCAGAGTCTTGGCTGGCGCAGTCTGAAGTCGAGAATTTGGCAGGATTTATTTTGCGTGCGGCTGAAAAGGCAAAAGGGTGGGGAAGCACGAATCTTTAAGGGCGGATTTCTGGGACGAATTTTTGGTTTTACAAGCGGTCAATCTGAGTACGACAGGCTGTAAAATATGAGAATAGTCTAAAGACCAAACTCGTTCCGAGAAAAACTTATGAAATCGATCGCTTCTGCTATTCGGGGACTGTCCCTTGCTTTCTGTGCCGTCCTCCTGATTATGGGCAGCTTGTTCCTCTCTGCTGCTCCCGCTTCGGCAGATACCGTCAAGGTGAAGATGGGTGGCGCTAAGGGTTTAGTGTTTGAACCCGCAGTCGTAACCGTCAAGCCTGGAGACACCATCCAATTTGATGTCGGTCAATTGCCGCCGCACAACGTGATCTTCGATGCTGCAAAGGTTCCGGGTGGAAACGCAGAGTTGGCAGCGAGCCTGTCTCACAAAGCATTAGAAGGTGCGAAGAAGTCGTTTGAAGTCGCGATTCCCGCAGATGCTCCTGCTGGCGAATATACCTACTACTGCTTGCCTCACCGGGGCGCTGGTATGGTCGGTAAAGTTGTCGTCGCTGGTTAATTTTGCCTCGTGTTCTCCCCAGTCTCCGGTCTACAATAGGTAGAGAGCGCCGTTTCACCCACGTTGGCACAGGATTGGGGAGAATGAATTTGAATTGGCAACAATCTTCGTTTCGATGTGCGATCGCGCTCTTTGGATGTGCGATCGCAATTTTTGTGTCAATTCTTCCGGCTTATGCAGAACCTCCAAACGGAGAACAATTATTTAACTCAAATTGCTCTGCTTGTCACATTGGCGGAAACAACGTGATTATTTCTCATAAGACGCTGAGAAAAGAAGCGCTAGAGAAATATGAAATGGATTCGATCGAGGCGATTCGGCATCAGGTGATTAATGGTAAAAATGCGATGCCTGCATTTGGCAGTCGATTGAGCGAAGAAGAGATTGGTGCGATCGCGACTTATGTTTTAGGACAGGCTGAGATGGATTGGTCTACCAAAGTAGAACTAAGCGAATCACAAGAGATCTCAGAAAGCAAGTCGTGATACCAAAGCTCGATTTAGGGTAGGAGACGATTGTGCTAATTCATGTTCTAGTATTTGTCCCTTCGATGCCTCACTCGATCGCTTGCCACCAATCCTCTGTCCACTCGATCGCATCCCAATCCACCCAAGTCTCGCGATTCTGCGATCGCAATGCCTCGTGCAACTTCTGAACATTGTTACGAAACACCCACGATCGCAGATTGTGTTACAAAGATTTCCCCATCACAATAAGCTTTATCAGGGTGATTGGCTGAATTGGAAGCTTGCTCTATGATGACAATGACCGATGCAAGCTGGGTCACTAAATTTACAGGGAAAAGCCATGTTTGAAGCATTTGTCTCGTATTCTCGCAAGGACAAATTCTTTGTACAGCGGCTTCATGCTGCCCTAACCCAACAGGACCGAAAAGTATGGGTGGATTGGCAAGATATTCCGCTCACTGCTGGCTGGCGACAAGAAATCTACAACGGTATTGATGCCTCGAATAACTTCATTTTCATTCTCAGCCCCGACTCGATCGGTTCAACCGTTTGCCAAGAAGAGCTAGAGAGAGCGATCGACAGTAAGCGCATTGTCCCGATCGTCTGGCGGGATGTTGATCCCAGTAAAGTCCATCCCGCTCTTGCCAAGCTCAACTGGATCTTTTTTCGCGAAACGGACAACTTCGATCAGGCGCTGAAATCCCTAACCACTGCGCTCGATACCGATCTCGATCACGTCAGAGCGCATACTCGATTCCTCACTCGTGCCCTAGAGTGGGACCAAAAACGGCAGGAGAAAAGTCTACTGCTGAGCGGTCGAGATTTGAGAAACGCGGAAGACTGGTTGGTTCATGCAGCAGACGAGTTGCCCGCACCCGTTTCCTTGCAGCGACTGTACATCCAGCAAAGCCGTCAGGCGGAAACTGCACGTCAGCGGAAAATTCTGCTCGGCGTGATGGTGAGTGCCGCGATCGCAATCATTTTAGCGATCGCGGCAGGGATCGGATGGTTTGAAGCGAATCGCCAATCGATCGCCTCTAGACAGCAAACGCTGCGAGCAGAAAGCGAATCCGCCCGATTGCTCTCTTCCTCTGGACAAGGGTTTGACGCGCTTCTCACGAGCCTGAGAGCAGGCATTCAACTGCGGCAGTTGGGCTGGGAGAATCGTCCGCTCTCAACGCGAGTCGTCAATGCACTGCAAGAATCCATTCATGGTGTGCGAGAACAAAATCGCATTGTGGCTCATCGGGATGCGGTTTACAGCGTGAGTTTTAGTCCTGATGGTCAGACCGTTGCCTCTGCAAGTGGCGATCGCACAATTAAACTCTGGCAGCTCGATAGCTCCCTGCGACAAACGCTAACCGGACATGGAGATAAGGTCTATCAAGTCGCGTTTAGTCCAGATGGAAAAACGATCGCGTCTGCAAGTGGCGATCGCACAATTAAACTCTGGAATCCAGACGGTCAACTGCGGCAAACGATCACAGGACATCGCAACACCGTTTATAGTGTGGCGTTCAGTCCAGACAATCAAAGAATTGCCTCTGCAAGTGCGGACGGCACTATCAAGCTCTGGGATCAAAACGGCACCTTGTTGCAGACGTTGAACGCTCAGAGTAATTCTAGCCCCACTGTAATTGCCGAAGACAAAACACACGATCACTCCGATTTGCCCTCGTCTAATTCGTCGAGCGAGGTGCGCTATGTCAGTTTCAGTCCTGATAGTCAAATGCTGGTAGCGGCAAGTGGGAACACGATTCAACTTTGGAATCGATCGGGCAAGCTGCTGAAAACCATTACAGGCTACAACCGACCTGTTTTGGGGGTGAACTTTAGCCCCGATGGTCAGCTTCTTGCTGCCGCGAGTGAAGACGGCACGATTCAGTTTTGGAAGCCTGATGGAACCTTGGTCGCGAGACGCTTTGAAGGCAATGTAGTGCATCAGGTGAAATTCAGTCCCGATGGTCAGATTTGTGCAACCGCTGGTGGGGATACGGTGCTCAAGCTATGGAATCCTGATACTACTTTGCTGCAAGCGTTTCAAGGGCATCAAGACGGTTTGCTCGATCTTAGCTTTAGTCCCGATGGCAGCGCGATCGCGTCTGCGAGTGCGGATGGAACGGTTCGCATCTGGCAGCGCAACGGCATCTCGCTACAAACACTTTTAGGACATCAAGGGGACGTTTACAATGCGGTCTTCAGTCCCGACGATCAAATCCTTGCTTCTGTGGGTGCCGATAGCCTGATCAAGCTCTGGCAGCGAGATGGGAAATTGATCAAAACGCTAACGGGTCATACGGATTTGATTCATGGTGCGGCGTTCAGTCCCGATGGAAAAGTGCTAGCGACTGCCAGTTGGGACAAAACAGCAAAACTCTGGAGCCGCGAGGGGACGTTGCTCAGCACCTTGAATGGTCATACGGGACGAGTGTTTGGCGTGGTCTTTAGTCCCGATGGCAAGATCGTCGTCACCAGTAGCGGCGATGGCACCATCAAACTGTGGGATCAGAGCGGCAAGCTGCTGAATACCCTGCGTGGGCATACCGATGTGGTTCACAATGTCAGCTTCAGCTCCGATGGTCAGTATATGGTGTCTGCGAGTCATGACAAGACGGTGCGGCTCTGGAGTCGCGAAGGGCGGATGCTGAAAGTCTTTACAGGACATACGAACTGGATTCATGCGGTTGCCTTTAGTCCCGATGGAAAAACGATCGTGAGTGCTAGTCACGATCGCACATTGAAGCTTTGGGATCTAGAGGGCAAGCTGTTGCAAACCTTGGAGGGTCATACTGATAAAGTGCTGGGCGTGACTTTCAGCCCGGATGGAGAAACGATCGCGTCCTCTGCTGCGGATCGAACAGTGCGGCTGTGGCGTAGGGATGGAACGACGATCGCGATTTTGCGAGGACATGGCGACGTAGTTCACGGCATTAGCTTTAGTGCTGATGGCAAAACGCTTGCCTCTACTAGCAATGACAATACGGTGATTCTGTGGAATCTGGATAATCTCAACAATCTAGAGGGGTTGATTACGAAAGGGTGCAATTGGTTGGGCGCGTACTTGAAGCACAATCCGAGCGTTGAGGAAAGCGATCGTGCACTTTGCGATCGTGCTGCTTGATGGATTTTGTTCAATCCTTGGCGATCGATAGGAGATCATAGAGGAGCGCGATCGCAAGAAGTTGTCAAATTCCCAATTTGAGGGGAATCATTGGTCTTCAAACTAGCAAGGTTGCTCCACAGAAAGGAAAGCCT
Coding sequences within it:
- a CDS encoding hypothetical protein ORF306 (similar to AA sequence:cyanobase_aa:LBDG_53580) — encoded protein: MSVFTSLIGQSQAVELLDRAIAVDRLAPAYLFVGTPGIGKRLAAECFLESLLSSSRSRILNRNHPDLLWVEPTYLHQGKRFTAIEAEAAGVKRKTPPMIRLEQIREVSQFLSRPPLESARSTIVIEQAETMPEAAANALLKTLEEPGRATIILLATSVESVLPTIVSRCQRIPFARLDADSMAQVLKEVGHAEILSKPQLLALAQGSPGAAIAHQQTLESIPPEVLDSVMQPPKSLRQALTVGRTIAKSIDGETQLWLIDYLQQVYWTKSQNARSLRLLEKAKEQLLAYVQPQLVWEVMWMEFCAQPH
- a CDS encoding plastocyanin (similar to AA sequence:cyanobase_aa:LBDG_06780) codes for the protein MKSIASAIRGLSLAFCAVLLIMGSLFLSAAPASADTVKVKMGGAKGLVFEPAVVTVKPGDTIQFDVGQLPPHNVIFDAAKVPGGNAELAASLSHKALEGAKKSFEVAIPADAPAGEYTYYCLPHRGAGMVGKVVVAG
- a CDS encoding acetoacetate decarboxylase (similar to AA sequence:cyanobase_aa:LBDG_52850) translates to MNHPPAPWTLKGYGYLSLHLIDFSDAAKAIPKDLEIVQVLPGKTIGGLFLGKYEAGSTLTYGELIAVPGLVRYGGRIGGWVSHIYVDDESSIAGGREIWGLPKENAQFLWQSEGGAIVKQGDQTLCSFTQSWQLSLLKLSGQFDTYTKLADELMRFESSASANPSVIGSRLDVPRSSPFATLFDSQPWMAIKGESLEITIAAPYSIGAKVPMTV
- a CDS encoding hypothetical protein (similar to AA sequence:cyanobase_aa:LBDG_06740) translates to MNTSVAELFGSSLHHAIADDALKDEDNAAWVMELEPEVRQAWIERIHWIRLADRLAESELMNGQSGQFQEFHAAWQWLRSTGKVQPAGNHRALFESMHDRWFVQSDPIGQLSQKAWGHYLLALDRYNQRDLVLETIEDFETMLRELASSFFQVLPFLSTQTWHLAGTFGVVDQFYNILRDLHEDAAQGICYLPNELLDRFGVTRTEILELRAYENPGYEAMMNFWIYEYLPKLYRRAYPFILSPDLHPSWQILRDWSLNRYRRIERVMRHCDYDYVRFPQVYWREVQRDLVLLLPSRWGTATTPNAFQKTIPFPNRRCKLRSFVAITSQCG
- a CDS encoding cytochrome c550 (similar to AA sequence:cyanobase_aa:LBDG_06760), with amino-acid sequence MLKRFLWLAVATVFFAFQVFAPSANAAELDAATRTVVKDANGGTTTLSLKQVKEGKRLFQYACAQCHAGGVTKTDPNVGLDPEALSLATPKRDNIDALVDYMKDPTSYDGTTSIAEVHPSLKSKDTFPEMRNLTDQDLVAIAGHILLQPKVVGDKWGGGKIYY
- a CDS encoding cytochrome c6 (similar to AA sequence:cyanobase_aa:LBDG_06790), translating into MNLNWQQSSFRCAIALFGCAIAIFVSILPAYAEPPNGEQLFNSNCSACHIGGNNVIISHKTLRKEALEKYEMDSIEAIRHQVINGKNAMPAFGSRLSEEEIGAIATYVLGQAEMDWSTKVELSESQEISESKS
- a CDS encoding TPR repeat protein (similar to AA sequence:cyanobase_aa:LBDG_52870), translating into MSHAQDVEVTFLFQKGLYLNKTKAYEAAIASYEAALNLKPDYPDAWYNRGNSLYHLGRYEQAIESYSQAIEYQPGFPEAWNNRGNALDELGRYEEAVKSYDHAIRYRADYHWAWYNRGISLRNLERYEDAVNSYDRAIEFKPDYYWAWYSRGLALRKLGQLERVVASYDRALELKPDFEESWTNRGNALYHMGNIDAAIASYDRALALRPDAATIWYNKACCYALQGKAELAYEHLQRAIELSPEEYREIAQSNSDFAALRRDNRFLSLLSVRPPRET
- a CDS encoding acetyl-CoA carboxylase, carboxyl transferase, beta subunit (similar to AA sequence:cyanobase_aa:LBDG_06750); the encoded protein is MSLFDWFANRRKSETKVSPAQEREIADGLWKKCEMCGVLTYTKDLRANQMVCLECNHHLRVFSPERIRQLIDADTWVAIDEQIQPTDPLKFRARKSYSDYLRDTQEKTKLTEAVQTGIGQLDGCQVALGVMDFRFIGGSMGSVVGEKLTRLIERATQQRLPVVIVCASGGARMQEGMLSLMQMAKISGALQRHRESRLLYIPVLTHPTTGGVTASFAMLGDIILAEPKAMIAFAGRRVIEQNLRQKLPDDFQTAEYLLNHGFVDAIVPRTQLKKTLAQLIRLHQPVVPTAHGVQIPGIKTFTSAPD
- a CDS encoding hypothetical protein (similar to AA sequence:cyanobase_aa:LBDG_52860), with protein sequence MSEPPRSEQNIFSEVAKAVLGSQFDDFRNLAVSAQTNLLKLIQGEVDDISFQGRNLVKDDLQVKEIEIQTDQISVDPLSILLGKVRLNESIDSHIHLVLSENNLNQNMNSDYVLGFLKPIGLNVEGEINSLELQPPFTIKLLDNNKMRFTGNAAIRTIKDTQKLAFTAVVSPRTDTQPVRMETFCCTPDDGQSIPFMISLMQWMNSLISQPYLEFGGIAFQVKKLAIENKELVTDIEIHAAQIPDL
- a CDS encoding cytochrome c-550-like protein (similar to AA sequence:cyanobase_aa:LBDG_06770), with amino-acid sequence MLVQAIRSILIFCVASILWGGFSLPAYARVDPYIRQYLQVSDPVPVAINDRGETRLFSYENMLEGKNLFELHCASCHVGGSTLPNPSVSLSLEALKQAMPPRDTVEQLVAFMRHPMSYDGTEELLLCREVPESWLAQSEVENLAGFILRAAEKAKGWGSTNL
- a CDS encoding RHS Repeat family protein (similar to AA sequence:cyanobase_aa:LBDG_44050), yielding MQAGSLNLQGKAMFEAFVSYSRKDKFFVQRLHAALTQQDRKVWVDWQDIPLTAGWRQEIYNGIDASNNFIFILSPDSIGSTVCQEELERAIDSKRIVPIVWRDVDPSKVHPALAKLNWIFFRETDNFDQALKSLTTALDTDLDHVRAHTRFLTRALEWDQKRQEKSLLLSGRDLRNAEDWLVHAADELPAPVSLQRLYIQQSRQAETARQRKILLGVMVSAAIAIILAIAAGIGWFEANRQSIASRQQTLRAESESARLLSSSGQGFDALLTSLRAGIQLRQLGWENRPLSTRVVNALQESIHGVREQNRIVAHRDAVYSVSFSPDGQTVASASGDRTIKLWQLDSSLRQTLTGHGDKVYQVAFSPDGKTIASASGDRTIKLWNPDGQLRQTITGHRNTVYSVAFSPDNQRIASASADGTIKLWDQNGTLLQTLNAQSNSSPTVIAEDKTHDHSDLPSSNSSSEVRYVSFSPDSQMLVAASGNTIQLWNRSGKLLKTITGYNRPVLGVNFSPDGQLLAAASEDGTIQFWKPDGTLVARRFEGNVVHQVKFSPDGQICATAGGDTVLKLWNPDTTLLQAFQGHQDGLLDLSFSPDGSAIASASADGTVRIWQRNGISLQTLLGHQGDVYNAVFSPDDQILASVGADSLIKLWQRDGKLIKTLTGHTDLIHGAAFSPDGKVLATASWDKTAKLWSREGTLLSTLNGHTGRVFGVVFSPDGKIVVTSSGDGTIKLWDQSGKLLNTLRGHTDVVHNVSFSSDGQYMVSASHDKTVRLWSREGRMLKVFTGHTNWIHAVAFSPDGKTIVSASHDRTLKLWDLEGKLLQTLEGHTDKVLGVTFSPDGETIASSAADRTVRLWRRDGTTIAILRGHGDVVHGISFSADGKTLASTSNDNTVILWNLDNLNNLEGLITKGCNWLGAYLKHNPSVEESDRALCDRAA